From a single Fulvivirga ulvae genomic region:
- a CDS encoding DUF6588 family protein, which translates to MMKKITTKLMVAVAILFFGFNQVKAQDDLDKLLEAGLSDANLLIEGYVEPFMKGFGTSLGSGWYNTAKAHKSGGFDLTVTVNAAYVPDKDLLYDLNALNLSSNFSYDKDQAPTIFGTNDAQQLPTYTVTDPNTNESVSFDAPEGLNLKDEIGMQAVPVPMAQLGIGIIKNTDIKIRWTPEIEIDDNGTFKLIGFGIMHDVKQHIPGIKNLPFDLSAFVGYTSVSTDVAFDEEVNAGSGGVSTTNGLGVFDVNTLTVQGIISKKFSVLTLYGGLGFNRVRSELKLKGDYVVTDDFGVVDEVYTDPIDLSFKTGGPRLTAGMRLKLAIFTLHADYTVQKYDVLTVGFGFSVR; encoded by the coding sequence ATGATGAAAAAAATTACGACAAAGCTAATGGTCGCAGTGGCCATCTTATTTTTTGGTTTTAATCAGGTGAAGGCACAGGATGACCTGGATAAATTGCTGGAAGCCGGGCTAAGTGATGCCAATCTTTTAATTGAGGGGTATGTTGAGCCGTTCATGAAGGGGTTTGGAACCAGTTTAGGAAGTGGCTGGTATAATACAGCAAAAGCTCATAAATCTGGGGGCTTTGACTTGACAGTAACGGTTAATGCTGCATATGTTCCTGATAAAGACTTGCTTTATGATCTTAATGCACTAAACCTCTCATCTAATTTCTCTTACGATAAGGATCAGGCTCCAACAATTTTTGGTACCAATGATGCGCAGCAATTGCCAACATACACGGTTACTGACCCCAATACCAATGAAAGTGTCTCATTTGATGCGCCTGAAGGGCTTAACCTGAAAGATGAAATAGGAATGCAGGCTGTTCCTGTACCCATGGCGCAATTAGGAATAGGGATTATCAAAAATACCGATATTAAGATCAGGTGGACTCCGGAAATAGAAATAGATGATAATGGTACATTCAAACTTATTGGATTTGGTATTATGCACGATGTTAAACAGCATATTCCTGGTATCAAAAACCTTCCGTTCGACTTGTCGGCATTTGTGGGATATACAAGTGTAAGTACAGATGTAGCTTTTGATGAAGAGGTGAACGCAGGTAGCGGAGGCGTGAGCACCACCAACGGATTGGGCGTATTTGATGTTAATACGCTCACTGTTCAGGGTATTATCTCTAAAAAATTCTCAGTGCTGACGCTGTATGGTGGCTTAGGCTTTAACCGTGTAAGATCTGAGCTTAAGCTGAAAGGAGACTATGTAGTTACTGATGATTTTGGTGTGGTGGATGAAGTATATACAGATCCTATTGACCTTTCCTTTAAAACGGGTGGCCCGCGTTTAACGGCAGGTATGCGTTTAAAACTTGCCATCTTTACACTCCATGCTGATTATACAGTACAGAAATATGATGTTTTAACGGTAGGTTTTGGTTTCAGTGTAAGGTAA
- a CDS encoding Fur family transcriptional regulator, which yields MNTNYSHIKDRISESGLKVTHQRIVILDAVLQMNNHPTVEHIYENIKDANPSISLGTVYKTVETFVNNGLLSKVSTNEGQMRYDPKLDNHGHIYCTNTSEIIDYYDDELNDMILNFFKKKRVSNLKIKNITLQINGDKVDPEKDVLIK from the coding sequence TTGAATACAAATTATTCACATATTAAAGACCGGATCTCAGAATCAGGGTTGAAGGTAACACATCAGCGTATTGTAATACTTGATGCTGTACTTCAGATGAATAATCATCCCACAGTTGAGCATATTTATGAAAATATTAAAGATGCCAACCCCAGTATATCGCTAGGAACTGTTTACAAAACCGTAGAAACATTTGTAAACAATGGCTTATTATCCAAGGTTTCTACGAATGAAGGGCAGATGCGATATGATCCAAAGCTCGATAATCATGGACATATTTACTGCACCAACACCAGTGAAATCATTGATTATTATGACGATGAGCTGAATGATATGATTCTCAATTTCTTTAAAAAGAAAAGAGTCAGTAATCTTAAGATCAAGAATATAACACTCCAGATCAATGGAGACAAGGTTGATCCCGAGAAAGATGTTTTAATTAAATAA
- a CDS encoding peroxiredoxin — protein sequence MSLVGKKAPVFNAPAVINGEEIVESFTLADYIGKKEVIFFFYPKDFTFVCPTEIHAFQSKLAEFEKRGVQVVGCSCDTEETHLAWLMTAKDNGGIEGVTYPLVADSSKTVASNYGVLAGDWSYNEEGDLVFEGAPVSYRGTFFIDKDGVVRHETINDLPLGRNIDEMLRIVDAWHHVQQHGEVCPANWEEGKEAMSATRDGVAQYLSKN from the coding sequence ATGTCACTAGTAGGAAAAAAAGCTCCTGTGTTTAATGCTCCTGCCGTAATAAACGGAGAAGAAATCGTTGAGTCTTTCACATTAGCTGATTACATTGGCAAAAAAGAAGTTATTTTCTTTTTCTACCCCAAAGACTTTACTTTTGTGTGCCCAACTGAAATCCACGCTTTCCAGTCTAAACTGGCTGAGTTTGAAAAAAGAGGCGTACAGGTAGTAGGTTGCTCTTGCGATACAGAAGAGACACACCTGGCCTGGTTAATGACAGCCAAGGATAATGGTGGTATCGAAGGTGTAACTTACCCATTGGTAGCTGACAGCTCAAAAACTGTAGCAAGCAACTATGGTGTACTTGCCGGAGACTGGAGCTACAATGAAGAGGGAGACCTTGTATTCGAAGGGGCTCCTGTATCATACAGAGGAACTTTCTTCATCGATAAAGATGGTGTTGTAAGACATGAAACTATCAATGACCTTCCTTTGGGAAGAAACATCGATGAAATGCTAAGAATTGTTGATGCATGGCACCATGTACAGCAGCATGGCGAAGTTTGCCCTGCAAACTGGGAAGAAGGGAAAGAAGCTATGTCAGCTACAAGAGACGGTGTAGCCCAGTATCTTTCTAAGAATTAA
- a CDS encoding 3-deoxy-D-manno-octulosonic acid transferase, with protein MGGLIYNISLFFYNVFIRIAALFNKKARLFVEGRKNLFQRIEKAVDGNQESIAWFHCASLGEFEQGRPLIDDFKTEYPDYKIFLTFFSPSGYEVRKNYSGADYIFYLPVDSKKHAKKFLDLVNPQIAFFVKYEFWHYYAKELRCRKIPLLSTSSIFRENQLFFKKYGNFNRCILKNFTYFFVQDNSSLKLLESIGITNASVSGDTRFDRVMTICKNKKELPEVASFKNNRKLMVIGSCWPEDLDVLIPFINDTDLKYIIAPHEIEERFIERIERDLLKKVVRYSELKDFKDPSEFDVLVIDNIGMLSSLYAYGNYAYVGGAYGQGLHNILEPATFGLPVFFGNKNYTKFREALDLTNLGGAVALAGYDELRNQFRAFSDETTYNIGSQINTGYVKDNTGATRKIIDYCKTILHS; from the coding sequence ATGGGCGGACTCATCTACAATATTTCTCTATTTTTCTATAATGTCTTTATCCGCATTGCGGCTCTTTTCAACAAAAAAGCGCGTCTTTTTGTAGAAGGACGCAAAAATCTGTTCCAAAGGATCGAAAAAGCAGTAGATGGAAATCAGGAATCTATAGCCTGGTTTCACTGTGCCTCACTTGGTGAGTTTGAACAGGGAAGACCTCTAATTGATGATTTTAAAACGGAATACCCTGATTATAAAATATTTCTCACATTTTTCTCTCCGTCAGGATATGAAGTAAGAAAGAATTATTCAGGTGCAGATTACATTTTTTATTTGCCGGTTGACTCAAAAAAGCACGCAAAGAAATTTCTGGACCTGGTAAATCCACAAATTGCCTTTTTCGTTAAATATGAGTTCTGGCATTACTATGCCAAAGAACTTCGCTGCAGAAAAATCCCTCTTTTATCAACATCATCCATTTTTAGAGAGAATCAACTGTTTTTCAAAAAGTATGGTAATTTCAACAGATGTATACTGAAAAATTTCACCTATTTTTTTGTGCAGGACAACAGTTCATTAAAACTTCTTGAATCTATAGGTATTACAAACGCCTCCGTAAGTGGCGATACACGTTTTGACCGTGTAATGACGATCTGCAAGAACAAAAAAGAGCTTCCCGAAGTAGCCAGCTTTAAGAATAACAGAAAGTTAATGGTCATTGGTAGCTGTTGGCCAGAAGACCTCGATGTACTCATACCATTTATCAATGACACTGATCTTAAGTACATAATAGCTCCTCATGAAATAGAAGAAAGATTTATTGAACGAATAGAAAGAGATTTACTTAAAAAAGTAGTTCGCTATTCGGAGCTTAAGGACTTTAAAGATCCCTCTGAATTCGATGTATTAGTCATTGATAATATTGGCATGTTGTCCAGCTTGTATGCCTACGGCAATTATGCGTATGTAGGTGGAGCTTATGGCCAGGGGTTGCATAATATTTTAGAGCCTGCAACCTTCGGGTTACCAGTATTCTTCGGAAATAAAAACTATACCAAGTTCAGGGAAGCGCTGGACCTTACCAATCTGGGTGGTGCGGTTGCACTGGCAGGATATGATGAATTAAGGAACCAGTTCAGGGCTTTCTCAGATGAAACAACCTACAATATCGGAAGCCAGATCAACACTGGCTATGTAAAAGACAATACTGGTGCAACCAGAAAAATAATTGACTACTGCAAAACGATACTTCATTCATGA
- the rsgA gene encoding ribosome small subunit-dependent GTPase A, giving the protein MKGLVMKSTGSWYDVLGENNVTYTCRTRGKLRLKGFKTTNPIAVGDYVNFSIDEEAPEQGLIDEIKPRENYIIRKSVKLQSQGHIIASNIDQAILIATLVYPRTSLGFIDRFLVTAESFRIPQVLVFNKIDLLEKEQNNALEQIISIYEKIGIRCLKISATKNTGLDEFKKLLHNKKSLLSGHSGVGKSTILNKIAPHIDQKTSSVSDFAQKGVHTTTFAEMFKLDDNTFIIDTPGIKELGIIDISPDELSDYFPEMRELSSECKFHNCTHTHEPKCAIKDAVDTGEIAESRYISYISILEGDDNRR; this is encoded by the coding sequence ATGAAGGGATTAGTGATGAAATCCACAGGCTCCTGGTATGATGTACTCGGAGAAAATAATGTGACCTATACCTGTCGCACCCGGGGAAAACTAAGGCTAAAAGGTTTCAAAACCACTAACCCTATTGCCGTTGGCGATTACGTTAATTTTTCAATAGATGAAGAAGCCCCTGAGCAGGGACTAATAGACGAGATCAAGCCCCGGGAGAATTACATCATCAGAAAATCAGTAAAACTCCAAAGTCAGGGTCATATCATAGCTTCCAATATTGACCAGGCCATACTCATTGCCACACTGGTCTATCCTCGCACATCGCTGGGTTTTATTGATCGCTTTTTGGTTACTGCAGAGTCATTCCGTATTCCGCAGGTACTGGTGTTCAACAAAATTGACCTGCTTGAAAAAGAGCAAAACAATGCGCTGGAGCAAATCATAAGCATCTATGAAAAAATAGGCATCAGGTGTTTAAAAATATCTGCCACCAAAAACACCGGACTAGATGAATTCAAAAAGCTACTGCATAACAAAAAGAGCCTTTTGTCAGGACATAGTGGTGTGGGAAAATCTACCATACTGAACAAAATAGCCCCTCACATTGATCAAAAAACCAGTTCTGTATCTGACTTCGCACAAAAAGGTGTGCACACTACAACTTTTGCTGAGATGTTTAAGCTGGATGACAACACTTTTATTATTGATACACCAGGCATCAAGGAGCTTGGCATTATTGACATTAGTCCTGATGAATTATCTGACTATTTCCCTGAAATGAGGGAGCTCAGCTCAGAGTGCAAGTTTCACAATTGCACACATACCCATGAACCGAAGTGTGCTATCAAAGATGCTGTAGATACCGGAGAGATTGCAGAAAGCCGGTATATCAGTTACATAAGCATACTTGAGGGTGATGATAACCGACGATAG
- a CDS encoding glycosyltransferase family 2 protein — MHTPLVSIICLCYNQQRFVKEAILSALEQTYENIELIVVDDASVDNSHQIINQMVEKHPKIKYFPLPENLGHCAAFNEGLKKAGGEYIIDLAADDILCSERVEEGVKAFQRGGDTCGVNFSNAERVDKSGRHISFHYPIDELGHSVVPVPEGDVFEEVIRRYFICSPTVMFRKDIIDAMGGYDASLAYEDFDLWIRTSRDYKYIYTDKVLMKKRVVSGSAGQKQFKIRSTYLHSTFRVCEKISKMIRNNSEKEALKKRIKYEITLSLRLISFEVALKYFRLLKSLK; from the coding sequence ATGCATACACCACTCGTTTCCATCATCTGCTTATGTTATAACCAGCAAAGATTTGTTAAAGAAGCAATTCTTTCTGCTCTCGAGCAAACCTATGAAAACATAGAGTTAATTGTGGTAGATGATGCAAGTGTTGATAATAGCCATCAAATCATCAATCAAATGGTGGAGAAGCATCCGAAAATAAAGTATTTCCCTTTGCCCGAAAATCTTGGGCATTGTGCTGCATTTAATGAGGGGCTTAAAAAGGCCGGTGGTGAATATATTATCGACCTTGCCGCTGATGATATTTTATGCTCGGAAAGGGTAGAGGAGGGGGTTAAGGCGTTTCAAAGAGGAGGTGATACCTGCGGCGTTAATTTCAGTAATGCAGAGCGTGTGGATAAATCCGGAAGGCATATCAGTTTTCACTATCCGATTGATGAACTTGGTCACTCAGTAGTGCCTGTCCCCGAAGGCGATGTCTTTGAGGAGGTGATCAGGCGCTATTTTATATGCTCCCCTACGGTTATGTTCAGGAAGGATATCATAGATGCAATGGGCGGTTACGATGCATCGCTGGCCTATGAAGACTTTGATTTATGGATCAGAACGTCCCGGGACTACAAGTATATCTATACCGATAAAGTGTTGATGAAAAAACGGGTTGTGTCAGGATCAGCAGGGCAGAAACAGTTTAAAATAAGAAGCACTTATCTACACTCAACCTTTAGGGTGTGCGAAAAGATCAGCAAAATGATCCGGAATAATAGTGAAAAGGAAGCGCTGAAAAAACGGATAAAATATGAGATCACCTTGTCTCTCAGGTTAATCAGTTTTGAGGTAGCGCTTAAATACTTCAGGCTGTTAAAATCTCTGAAATAG
- the gmd gene encoding GDP-mannose 4,6-dehydratase, which yields MKKALITGITGQDGSYLSEFLLNKGYEVHGIKRRSSLLNTERIDHLYQDPHEPNRNLILHYGDMTDSMSITSLIQKIQPDEIYNLGAMSHVKVSFEIPEYTANVNGLGALRILEAIKLLGLQKKTRFCQASTSELYGKVQEVPQNESTCFYPRSPYGVAKLFAYWTTVNYREAYDIFAANGIMFNHESPHRGETFVTRKITKAVSKMAMGHPETLYLGNLEAKRDWGHAKDYIRALWLIMQQEKPDDFVIATGITTTVREFVIKAFDLVGVELEFSGTGIDETGIVKNVTNPEYKFTKGQVVIKIDPEYFRPAEVDELLGNASKAREQLKWQPEYSLNDIIKEMLESDLNTTTPPYKH from the coding sequence ATGAAAAAAGCTTTAATAACAGGTATAACGGGTCAGGATGGCTCCTACCTTAGTGAGTTTCTTCTTAACAAGGGCTATGAGGTGCATGGTATTAAAAGGCGGAGTTCATTGCTGAATACAGAACGCATTGACCACCTTTACCAGGATCCACATGAACCTAACAGGAACCTTATTTTGCATTATGGCGATATGACTGACTCTATGAGTATTACTTCCCTAATTCAAAAGATACAGCCCGACGAGATCTATAATTTAGGCGCGATGTCGCATGTAAAGGTAAGTTTTGAGATACCTGAATATACCGCCAATGTCAATGGTCTTGGGGCCTTAAGGATACTTGAAGCCATTAAGCTATTAGGATTACAAAAAAAGACGCGATTTTGCCAGGCCTCTACTTCAGAGCTTTATGGGAAAGTGCAGGAGGTACCTCAAAATGAGAGCACTTGCTTCTACCCTCGGTCACCATATGGAGTAGCCAAACTTTTTGCATATTGGACAACTGTCAACTACAGAGAGGCTTATGATATCTTTGCTGCTAATGGCATTATGTTCAATCATGAGTCCCCGCATCGTGGAGAAACTTTTGTAACAAGGAAAATAACAAAAGCCGTAAGTAAAATGGCTATGGGCCACCCTGAAACGCTTTACCTCGGCAACCTGGAAGCGAAGCGAGACTGGGGCCATGCCAAAGACTATATAAGGGCGCTGTGGCTCATCATGCAACAGGAGAAACCCGATGACTTTGTGATAGCAACGGGAATCACTACAACCGTCAGGGAGTTTGTAATTAAAGCTTTTGATCTTGTGGGTGTGGAACTGGAATTTTCAGGTACGGGCATTGATGAAACAGGTATTGTAAAAAATGTAACGAACCCTGAATATAAGTTCACAAAAGGCCAGGTTGTCATCAAGATCGATCCGGAGTATTTCAGGCCAGCCGAGGTTGACGAGCTTTTGGGAAATGCCAGTAAGGCCAGGGAGCAGTTAAAGTGGCAACCGGAATATTCATTAAATGATATTATAAAAGAAATGCTGGAAAGTGACCTTAATACCACTACACCGCCCTATAAACATTGA
- a CDS encoding GDP-L-fucose synthase family protein yields the protein MNKQDKIYVAGHTGMVGSAIVRRLESEGFTSIVKRSSSELDLRNQSDVHDFFASERPAYVFLTAAKVGGILVNDTYKADFIYDNLTIQTNVIHQSHESGVKKLLFLGSSCVYPKLAPQPLKEEYLLTGALEPTNEPYAIAKIAGIKMCDAYRDQYDRDFISVMPPNLYGPNDNFDLNNSHVLAALMRKFHEAKLSGARTVELWGTGKPMREFMHVDDLARACVFLMTNYSESGFINVGTGKEISIYELALLIKKIVGYDGEIKFDHTRPDGTPRKVMDISKIEALGYHAQIGLTEGITNMYKQTFKS from the coding sequence TTGAACAAGCAAGACAAAATATATGTGGCCGGACATACCGGCATGGTGGGATCGGCCATTGTGAGAAGGCTGGAGTCGGAAGGCTTTACCTCCATAGTCAAAAGGTCATCTTCTGAATTAGATCTTCGCAATCAGAGCGACGTGCATGATTTTTTCGCTTCAGAACGCCCGGCCTATGTTTTTCTGACCGCTGCCAAGGTAGGAGGAATATTGGTCAATGATACCTACAAGGCGGATTTCATCTATGACAATCTGACCATTCAGACCAACGTAATCCATCAAAGCCATGAGAGTGGTGTTAAAAAGCTACTCTTTCTTGGGTCTTCTTGCGTCTATCCCAAACTTGCACCTCAGCCGCTGAAAGAGGAGTACCTGCTAACAGGTGCATTGGAACCCACCAATGAACCTTATGCTATTGCCAAAATTGCCGGAATAAAAATGTGTGATGCTTACAGAGACCAGTATGATCGCGATTTCATTTCAGTAATGCCGCCTAACCTATATGGCCCCAATGATAATTTTGACTTGAACAACTCCCATGTACTGGCCGCTTTAATGCGAAAATTCCACGAAGCCAAACTTTCCGGAGCACGCACGGTCGAGCTATGGGGCACAGGTAAGCCTATGCGTGAATTCATGCATGTAGATGACTTGGCAAGGGCCTGTGTTTTCCTCATGACCAATTATTCAGAAAGCGGATTTATTAATGTAGGTACCGGTAAAGAAATATCCATCTATGAGCTGGCACTATTAATAAAGAAAATTGTAGGGTACGACGGTGAAATAAAGTTTGACCATACAAGGCCAGATGGCACACCACGGAAAGTCATGGACATTTCCAAAATTGAGGCCCTGGGTTATCATGCTCAAATTGGATTGACTGAAGGCATTACTAACATGTACAAACAAACCTTCAAAAGCTAA
- a CDS encoding YABBY transcription factor, whose amino-acid sequence MSNYSKRAEVWLAKPLIHAVTRNITIKPVIEIKQHKKYEEAILLNCLDDCFGHVYAKLWNAQFLLEKYPEKSIIVLIPQKMEWLIPEGVAEVWLVDVRFKDMEKYIANLDDLVKKEITRFSRFYAAVAPVFLDTDKIDDYKFLRIEKFDLRQFNDLKPRVTFVLREDRFWHANRAEEFLNHVLIKFKWQRYFRKLLVWRQNKLVKQTIQRIKAYNPEISVVITGLGSNGTFGRLAKDRRTESISLAVEREWCEIYAQSHVVVGVHGSNMLIPTSLAAGFIEILPEYKIPHMGEDTVMRYSGRYAMLLGRHVDAFIRPALLAQHVLHMLTFGELYEEIESNS is encoded by the coding sequence ATGAGTAATTACAGTAAGAGGGCAGAGGTATGGCTGGCTAAGCCTTTAATACATGCTGTTACACGAAATATTACCATAAAACCTGTTATTGAAATAAAACAACATAAAAAATACGAAGAAGCTATTCTTCTGAATTGCCTGGATGACTGCTTTGGACATGTGTATGCCAAGCTTTGGAATGCGCAATTTCTCCTGGAGAAGTATCCGGAAAAATCTATAATAGTTCTAATCCCCCAAAAAATGGAATGGCTGATTCCGGAAGGAGTAGCAGAGGTATGGCTGGTTGATGTACGATTTAAGGATATGGAGAAATATATTGCCAACCTGGACGATCTGGTGAAGAAGGAAATAACCAGGTTTTCTCGTTTTTATGCGGCCGTGGCTCCGGTGTTTTTGGATACAGATAAAATAGACGACTATAAATTCCTGAGGATAGAGAAGTTTGATCTGAGGCAATTTAATGACCTGAAGCCCCGGGTAACCTTCGTACTTCGTGAAGACCGCTTTTGGCATGCTAACCGGGCTGAAGAGTTTTTGAACCACGTCCTTATCAAATTCAAATGGCAGCGATATTTTCGTAAGCTGTTGGTTTGGAGGCAGAATAAATTGGTGAAGCAAACAATACAAAGGATTAAGGCATATAATCCTGAGATCAGTGTTGTTATAACTGGGTTGGGTAGTAATGGTACTTTCGGTCGATTGGCAAAAGACCGAAGAACAGAGAGTATTTCATTAGCCGTTGAAAGGGAGTGGTGCGAGATCTATGCGCAGAGCCATGTTGTGGTTGGTGTACATGGGTCTAACATGTTAATCCCCACTTCTCTGGCGGCAGGGTTCATAGAGATACTTCCCGAGTATAAAATACCGCATATGGGTGAAGATACAGTGATGAGGTACTCAGGCAGGTATGCAATGCTTTTGGGCAGACATGTAGATGCTTTCATACGCCCTGCTTTGCTGGCACAGCATGTTTTGCATATGCTTACTTTTGGGGAACTCTACGAAGAGATAGAGAGTAATTCTTAG
- a CDS encoding oligosaccharide flippase family protein: MNLQKLLLKQFFSVGAYKYLGELIFFLSSVVISRLLAPEEFGVIAMATIFYSFLMRFTDMGVTESAIREAGDRYFYQRLQNLFLLIGFVVAVIMGVLAYPISVFFNQKELFPIGLTYAVILFLYAFPKAMIAYLKKEEKLVLVAKVELVVVVFQVVCTIIFAGAGFSYWSLVLPHLFAPVLYYSLYQRFVKLPLIVFSVSDVKNAWFKVKALVYTFGFLNFIQYWEKSVDKLWVGKLYGETGLGLYNRAYSLMIMPVSLIEGLVNNTLLPILANKKLNKKQVKKEMINFIKLASSIIVLPIILFSLFPFELSVVLWGREWSSVGAYLSLLSIALIVMVFNRLAINIYIILRKERFLLISGGVSGILLVSLITVGAFYSIETMIYLYLASTLFVSLPLTCYLGFFKSFNFSIVEILDVIAVHYFSAILLYFFRLFGLNDLVVYPIILLFIVSVYRIVCYIRMVVNNNG; this comes from the coding sequence ATGAACCTTCAAAAGCTTTTGCTTAAGCAATTTTTCAGTGTAGGCGCATATAAGTACCTCGGGGAATTGATCTTTTTTTTAAGCTCAGTAGTTATCTCACGACTATTGGCTCCAGAGGAGTTTGGAGTCATAGCAATGGCAACAATTTTTTATAGTTTTCTAATGCGATTTACGGATATGGGGGTTACAGAATCGGCAATACGTGAGGCTGGTGATAGATACTTTTACCAACGTCTGCAAAATCTTTTTCTATTAATTGGATTTGTTGTTGCTGTAATTATGGGGGTACTAGCGTATCCAATATCAGTTTTCTTCAATCAAAAAGAATTATTTCCCATAGGACTCACTTATGCGGTTATATTGTTTCTCTATGCTTTTCCAAAAGCAATGATTGCCTATCTGAAAAAAGAGGAAAAACTTGTGTTAGTAGCAAAAGTGGAGTTGGTAGTTGTAGTTTTTCAGGTGGTATGCACTATCATATTTGCTGGAGCAGGATTCTCCTATTGGTCTTTAGTTCTTCCTCATTTGTTCGCGCCTGTGCTTTATTATTCGCTTTATCAGAGATTTGTAAAATTGCCATTAATCGTGTTTTCAGTCTCTGATGTGAAAAATGCTTGGTTTAAGGTTAAAGCATTGGTATATACATTTGGCTTTTTAAACTTCATTCAGTATTGGGAGAAATCTGTAGACAAGTTATGGGTTGGAAAATTGTATGGAGAAACAGGATTGGGGTTGTACAATAGAGCTTATTCGTTAATGATTATGCCCGTTAGTTTGATTGAAGGTCTTGTTAATAATACTTTGCTTCCAATTTTAGCGAATAAAAAATTAAATAAAAAACAGGTTAAAAAAGAAATGATTAATTTCATTAAGCTGGCAAGCTCAATAATTGTACTTCCTATAATATTATTCAGTCTTTTTCCCTTTGAGTTATCCGTGGTTTTATGGGGAAGGGAATGGAGCAGTGTTGGTGCCTATTTGAGTTTATTGAGTATTGCACTTATCGTCATGGTGTTCAACAGGCTAGCTATTAATATATATATCATCCTTAGAAAAGAAAGGTTTTTACTTATTAGTGGAGGAGTTTCGGGCATTCTACTTGTTTCATTGATTACTGTAGGAGCGTTTTATTCTATAGAAACTATGATCTATCTATATCTGGCGAGTACCTTGTTTGTTAGCCTTCCTCTTACATGTTACTTGGGGTTTTTTAAATCCTTCAACTTTTCTATTGTCGAGATTTTAGATGTCATAGCTGTTCATTATTTTTCTGCTATACTACTTTATTTCTTTAGGTTATTTGGATTGAATGATCTAGTTGTATACCCTATTATCCTTCTTTTCATAGTGTCTGTTTATAGAATAGTTTGTTATATCAGAATGGTTGTTAATAATAATGGGTAG
- a CDS encoding sugar 3,4-ketoisomerase, which produces MPGIIQLPETAAKGGKLSFIEGDNIPFWVKRVFWIYDVRAETERGGHAHINADQVLICLQGHVHIDLESTRGDRYTFDLNDPSKALYFPRRHWLKMQCAQGTILMVLASNEYNEQGYIKDYKNFKALDHEA; this is translated from the coding sequence TTGCCGGGTATTATACAATTGCCCGAAACAGCAGCGAAGGGAGGCAAATTAAGTTTTATTGAAGGAGACAACATTCCTTTTTGGGTGAAAAGGGTTTTCTGGATTTATGACGTCAGGGCAGAAACTGAAAGGGGAGGTCATGCCCATATCAATGCCGATCAGGTGTTGATCTGCCTGCAAGGTCATGTTCATATCGACCTTGAGAGTACCCGGGGAGACCGTTACACTTTTGATTTGAATGATCCTTCCAAAGCACTATACTTTCCCCGGCGGCATTGGCTCAAGATGCAATGTGCTCAGGGTACCATATTGATGGTTTTGGCCTCCAACGAGTATAATGAACAAGGCTATATCAAGGATTACAAAAATTTCAAAGCCCTGGATCATGAGGCATGA
- a CDS encoding Mpo1 family 2-hydroxy fatty acid dioxygenase: MRKIDQLLSEYGESHQNATNKTIHWICVPLIFFSIVALIWSIPHGPLEQFLGNAGNPYVNWATVTLVVVLAYYITLSIPLAVGMMLFSVLCLFIAKSLDQLSFAPLWLIAIVIFVLAWIGQFYGHKVEGKKPSFFKDVQFLMIGPAWLMHFIFKKIGISY; the protein is encoded by the coding sequence ATGCGAAAAATAGACCAACTACTTAGTGAATACGGCGAGAGCCATCAGAATGCAACGAACAAAACCATACATTGGATCTGTGTACCATTGATCTTTTTTAGTATTGTGGCATTGATCTGGTCTATTCCACATGGCCCGCTTGAGCAGTTTCTGGGTAATGCCGGGAATCCGTATGTTAACTGGGCCACGGTAACGCTTGTAGTGGTACTGGCCTATTATATTACACTTTCCATACCTTTGGCAGTAGGTATGATGCTGTTTTCAGTGCTTTGTCTATTTATAGCAAAAAGCCTCGATCAGCTCAGTTTTGCCCCTTTATGGCTTATTGCCATTGTTATTTTTGTGCTGGCCTGGATCGGTCAGTTTTATGGGCATAAGGTCGAGGGAAAGAAGCCTTCCTTCTTTAAGGATGTTCAGTTTCTGATGATTGGCCCTGCCTGGTTAATGCATTTTATTTTTAAAAAAATAGGGATTAGTTATTAA